The Urbifossiella limnaea genome has a window encoding:
- the lexA gene encoding transcriptional repressor LexA, with translation MSDTALTDKQQQIYAYIRKTIETKGFPPAIRDICEAFGISSPNGVMCHLKALQKKGYINRVEKRDNQQRAQARGITIPGVSAGGFSLPLKGVVAAGRAIEAEETDDRLEMRELFGEDDLYVVKVKGQSMIDGHIADGDYVVIRKRETCENGDKVVAMVDRAMTLKKYQRKKDQILLHPMNAAMEPIVVDPARQDVQILGLLAGVIRKC, from the coding sequence GTGAGTGACACCGCCCTGACCGACAAACAGCAACAGATTTACGCCTACATCCGCAAGACGATTGAGACCAAAGGCTTTCCCCCGGCCATCCGCGACATCTGTGAGGCGTTCGGCATCTCGTCGCCCAACGGCGTGATGTGCCACCTCAAGGCGCTCCAGAAGAAGGGGTACATCAACCGCGTCGAGAAGCGCGACAACCAGCAGCGCGCCCAGGCCCGTGGCATCACCATCCCCGGGGTGTCCGCCGGCGGGTTCAGCTTGCCGCTCAAGGGCGTCGTCGCCGCCGGCCGGGCCATCGAGGCCGAGGAGACCGACGACCGCCTGGAGATGCGCGAGCTGTTCGGCGAGGACGACCTGTACGTCGTGAAGGTGAAGGGTCAGTCGATGATCGACGGGCACATCGCCGACGGCGACTACGTGGTGATCCGCAAGCGCGAGACGTGCGAGAACGGCGACAAGGTGGTGGCGATGGTCGACCGGGCGATGACGCTGAAGAAGTACCAGCGGAAGAAGGACCAGATTCTGCTCCACCCGATGAACGCGGCGATGGAGCCGATCGTGGTCGACCCGGCCCGGCAGGACGTGCAGATTCTCGGCCTGCTCGCCGGCGTCATCCGCAAGTGCTGA
- a CDS encoding Uma2 family endonuclease, with protein MSAVAAGTRYRSFADILARVGHVPPERILPHPEPGTATPEDAFDPKIVGDRGVEVVGGVLVEKTLGVYDEYIASRLLGLLLTFMHEHNLGAVTGSQGGYWFASDTMRMPDVSVVLWESLDDPNDIEERGEAFLRTAPDLVVEVLSPSNTAREMEIKLGDYAKAGVQLVWYVDPDRKEVVVYPKARTRARVTLTVGDTLTGDPVLPGFTLSVAKLFEKRAPAARKGGKSPKKPKKG; from the coding sequence ATGTCGGCCGTCGCCGCCGGAACCCGGTATAGGTCGTTTGCGGACATTCTGGCGCGCGTGGGTCACGTCCCGCCCGAGCGGATCCTCCCACACCCGGAGCCAGGTACCGCCACACCGGAAGATGCGTTCGACCCGAAAATCGTCGGCGACAGGGGCGTCGAAGTTGTGGGTGGCGTCCTCGTGGAGAAGACCCTGGGAGTCTACGACGAGTACATCGCGTCTCGGCTCCTTGGTCTGCTCTTGACGTTTATGCACGAGCACAATTTGGGGGCCGTCACCGGTTCGCAGGGGGGGTACTGGTTCGCGTCGGACACGATGCGCATGCCCGACGTTTCCGTCGTCCTGTGGGAAAGCCTGGACGATCCCAACGACATCGAGGAGCGGGGCGAGGCGTTCCTCCGCACAGCGCCGGATTTGGTCGTCGAGGTTCTCAGCCCGAGCAACACCGCTCGCGAGATGGAGATCAAACTCGGCGACTACGCCAAGGCCGGCGTGCAACTCGTGTGGTATGTCGATCCCGACCGGAAAGAAGTGGTTGTGTACCCGAAGGCCCGGACGAGGGCCAGAGTGACTCTCACCGTCGGCGACACGCTCACCGGCGACCCCGTGCTGCCCGGGTTCACGCTGTCGGTGGCGAAGCTGTTCGAGAAGCGGGCTCCTGCCGCACGGAAGGGCGGTAAGAGCCCGAAGAAGCCGAAGAAAGGTTGA
- a CDS encoding S46 family peptidase, translated as MRLFRLAALVLALGGTAMTASSDEGMWLLNDPPRQLLKDRHGFNLSDAWLDKAMKANVRLNSGGSGGFVSPDGLLVTNHHVAADSIQKLSTPGRDLYRDGFLAQTRDAELKCPDLELNVLQNITDVTAGVNAAVTTDMTPAQAAAARRAAMAKVEKASLDATGLRSDVVTLYNGGLYHLYRYKKFTDVRLVFAPEKSIAGFGGDVDNFEYPRMNLDVSFFRAYENGQPAKTPDFFRWNPDGPKEGDLVFVTGHPGTTNRLETLAKLKHRRDHTLPYTLTRLRAVEAALHQYGEQGPEEHRQAATAHHSAANARKAFSGQLQGLLDPEVMKQKQQAERDLHAGLVVGSHQHRMIPGLQDAKIHAAPTDYLDAIDRVAALQATLAGFEREHLLIETGHGFTSDLFTVARHLVRLAEELPKPSAERLREYRDSNLDSLKLQVFSPAPVYPPLERVKLQTALTFLAEQLGGAHPSVRLALGGKNPAGRADELVRGSKLADVAERKRLADGGKAAIDASTDPLIRLAKALDPEARRLRTRFETEVEEPERQAYAELARLRFLALGKSVAPDATFTLRLAFGVVKGYDVDGEKLPFHTTLGGAFDRHTKLGGSEPFDLPRRWLDGKAKLDLATPFNFVSTADTIGGNSGSPVLNRAGELVGINFDRNRHGLVRNFVYTEVQARHVAVHSRAVLEALRKLYPAEALVKELIGG; from the coding sequence ATGCGACTGTTCCGCCTCGCGGCACTGGTGCTGGCCCTCGGGGGCACGGCAATGACGGCTTCCTCGGACGAGGGGATGTGGCTCCTCAACGACCCGCCCCGCCAACTGCTCAAGGACCGCCACGGGTTCAACCTCAGCGACGCCTGGCTCGACAAGGCCATGAAGGCGAACGTGCGCCTGAACAGCGGCGGCTCGGGCGGCTTCGTCTCGCCCGACGGCCTGCTCGTGACGAACCACCACGTCGCCGCCGACTCCATCCAGAAGCTCAGCACGCCCGGCCGCGACCTGTACCGCGACGGCTTCCTGGCCCAGACCCGCGACGCCGAACTGAAGTGCCCCGACCTCGAACTCAACGTGCTGCAGAACATCACCGACGTGACCGCGGGGGTGAACGCGGCCGTGACCACGGACATGACGCCCGCCCAGGCCGCGGCCGCGCGGCGGGCGGCGATGGCGAAGGTCGAGAAGGCGTCGCTCGACGCCACCGGGCTGCGGTCGGACGTGGTGACGCTTTACAACGGCGGGCTGTACCACCTCTACCGCTACAAGAAGTTCACGGACGTGCGGCTCGTCTTCGCCCCGGAGAAGAGCATCGCCGGGTTCGGCGGCGACGTGGACAACTTCGAGTACCCGCGGATGAACCTCGACGTGTCGTTCTTCCGCGCCTACGAGAACGGGCAGCCGGCGAAGACGCCCGACTTCTTCCGGTGGAACCCGGACGGCCCGAAGGAGGGCGACCTGGTGTTCGTCACCGGCCACCCCGGCACGACGAACCGGCTCGAAACGCTGGCGAAGCTGAAGCACCGCCGCGACCACACGCTGCCGTACACGCTGACCCGGCTGCGGGCTGTAGAGGCGGCGTTGCACCAGTACGGCGAGCAGGGGCCGGAGGAGCACCGGCAGGCGGCGACGGCCCACCACAGCGCCGCTAACGCCCGCAAGGCGTTCAGCGGACAGCTACAGGGGCTCCTCGACCCGGAGGTGATGAAGCAGAAGCAGCAGGCCGAGCGCGACCTGCACGCCGGCCTCGTGGTCGGCTCGCACCAGCACCGAATGATCCCCGGCTTACAGGACGCGAAGATTCACGCCGCCCCGACCGACTACCTGGACGCCATCGACCGCGTCGCGGCGCTGCAGGCCACGCTTGCCGGCTTCGAGCGCGAGCACCTCCTGATCGAAACCGGCCACGGCTTCACGTCCGACCTGTTCACCGTGGCCCGCCACCTTGTCCGGCTGGCGGAGGAACTGCCGAAGCCGTCGGCCGAGCGGCTGCGCGAGTACCGCGACTCCAACCTCGACTCACTGAAGCTCCAGGTGTTCAGCCCGGCACCCGTCTACCCGCCGCTGGAGCGGGTGAAGCTCCAGACGGCGCTCACGTTCCTGGCCGAGCAGTTGGGGGGCGCACACCCGTCAGTGCGGCTCGCGCTGGGCGGGAAGAACCCCGCGGGCCGAGCCGACGAACTCGTCCGCGGGTCGAAGCTCGCCGACGTGGCCGAGCGGAAGCGGCTCGCGGACGGCGGCAAGGCCGCGATCGACGCCAGTACCGACCCGCTCATCCGGCTGGCGAAGGCGCTCGACCCCGAGGCACGCCGGCTGCGCACCCGGTTCGAGACGGAGGTCGAGGAGCCGGAGCGACAGGCGTACGCGGAACTCGCCCGGCTGCGGTTTCTGGCTCTGGGCAAGAGCGTGGCCCCGGACGCGACGTTCACCCTGCGACTGGCGTTCGGCGTCGTGAAGGGCTACGACGTGGACGGCGAGAAACTGCCGTTCCACACGACGCTCGGCGGCGCGTTCGACCGCCACACGAAGCTCGGCGGCTCGGAGCCGTTCGACCTGCCGAGGCGGTGGCTGGACGGCAAGGCGAAACTGGACCTGGCGACGCCGTTCAACTTCGTGAGCACGGCCGACACGATCGGCGGCAACAGCGGCAGTCCGGTGCTGAACCGCGCCGGCGAGCTGGTGGGCATCAACTTCGACCGCAACCGGCACGGCCTGGTGCGGAACTTCGTGTACACCGAGGTACAGGCCCGTCACGTTGCCGTACACTCGCGGGCCGTGCTGGAAGCACTTCGGAAGTTGTACCCGGCTGAGGCGCTGGTGAAGGAACTGATCGGTGGCTGA
- a CDS encoding tellurite resistance TerB family protein: MGLFDNLFGGSESSGRGITKHEAFTGILLAAAAADGHIADEEARSLWTTIERMKLFSNFTPDKFNRMIDVLLKILKKGGPELLIEKCVPEVPDELRETVFANACDIVLADGVVEDEERELIEKLQNELEIPGDEAMDIVRVMVIKNRG; the protein is encoded by the coding sequence GTGGGCCTGTTCGACAACCTCTTCGGCGGCAGCGAGAGCAGCGGCCGCGGCATCACCAAGCACGAAGCGTTCACCGGCATCCTCCTCGCCGCGGCCGCGGCCGACGGCCACATCGCCGACGAGGAGGCCCGCAGCCTGTGGACCACGATCGAGCGCATGAAGCTGTTCAGCAACTTCACCCCGGACAAGTTCAACCGGATGATCGACGTGCTCCTGAAGATTCTCAAGAAGGGCGGCCCCGAGCTGCTCATCGAGAAGTGCGTGCCCGAGGTGCCGGACGAGCTGCGCGAGACGGTGTTCGCCAACGCCTGCGACATCGTACTGGCCGACGGCGTCGTCGAGGACGAGGAGCGGGAGCTGATCGAGAAGTTGCAGAACGAGCTGGAAATCCCGGGCGACGAGGCGATGGACATCGTCCGCGTCATGGTCATCAAGAACCGCGGCTGA
- a CDS encoding carboxypeptidase-like regulatory domain-containing protein: MRRVFRLLVPLLSLAAGAGAVALQGGCGPSKPARELTVCGRLTFQGRPVAGGTVVFTPDPDHGGTGKPLRAATAGDGTFTLRAAEGPVPPGWYRVALAPSPGETTDPPFPPQLRRPDRSGLVREVTTGKDHVFEFAVEVPPPVGP, from the coding sequence ATGCGCCGCGTGTTCCGCCTGCTCGTGCCGCTGCTGTCGCTGGCCGCCGGGGCCGGCGCGGTCGCGCTCCAGGGCGGGTGCGGGCCGTCGAAGCCGGCGCGCGAACTCACCGTGTGCGGCCGCCTCACGTTCCAGGGCCGGCCCGTCGCCGGCGGTACGGTCGTATTCACCCCTGACCCGGATCACGGCGGCACCGGGAAGCCGCTCCGCGCCGCCACCGCCGGCGACGGCACGTTCACCCTCCGCGCCGCCGAGGGCCCCGTACCGCCGGGCTGGTATCGCGTGGCGCTGGCGCCGTCGCCGGGGGAAACGACCGACCCACCGTTCCCGCCCCAGTTGCGTCGGCCGGACCGCTCCGGACTCGTCCGCGAAGTGACGACGGGGAAGGATCACGTCTTCGAGTTCGCGGTCGAAGTACCGCCGCCGGTCGGTCCTTGA
- a CDS encoding OmpH family outer membrane protein translates to MDVKRVYVYLSALVGLGGAIFLAGAGRAQQPGAPAPAPQGGRPTVAVFNMAAVMRDYGKAKWQVYQLSEERKGMSKDLVQWRADYIKLQQSMQTAPDPAVKDQYGKQMVELARRIEDKSRDVDKVLNEKASGIISGLYDDIKLVVDKTAEMNGYHLVLAYPDAVTEDEKKNPYLKELKLKPPACQPFFVHPQVDLTGVVVQTLNKWNPAPAVPAGAEIPTGPPSAPGPQPGAAPGGPVPMGAPPVPGKM, encoded by the coding sequence ATGGACGTGAAGCGCGTGTACGTGTACCTGTCCGCCCTGGTCGGGCTCGGCGGGGCGATCTTCCTCGCCGGCGCCGGCCGCGCCCAGCAGCCGGGCGCCCCGGCCCCCGCGCCGCAGGGCGGCCGCCCCACCGTCGCCGTGTTCAACATGGCCGCCGTGATGCGCGACTACGGCAAGGCCAAGTGGCAGGTCTACCAGCTGAGCGAAGAGCGGAAGGGGATGTCGAAGGACCTCGTCCAGTGGCGGGCCGACTACATCAAGCTCCAGCAGTCGATGCAGACCGCCCCGGACCCGGCCGTCAAGGACCAGTACGGCAAGCAGATGGTCGAGCTGGCCCGCCGCATCGAGGACAAGAGCCGCGACGTGGACAAGGTGCTCAACGAGAAGGCCAGCGGGATCATCTCCGGCCTGTACGACGACATCAAGCTCGTCGTGGACAAGACGGCCGAGATGAACGGCTACCACCTCGTCCTGGCGTACCCGGACGCGGTCACGGAGGACGAGAAGAAGAACCCGTACCTGAAGGAACTGAAGCTGAAGCCGCCGGCGTGCCAGCCGTTCTTCGTGCACCCGCAGGTGGACCTGACCGGCGTCGTCGTGCAGACGCTGAACAAGTGGAACCCGGCCCCGGCGGTCCCGGCCGGCGCCGAGATCCCGACCGGCCCGCCGAGCGCCCCCGGCCCGCAGCCGGGAGCGGCCCCGGGCGGCCCGGTCCCGATGGGCGCCCCGCCGGTGCCCGGCAAGATGTGA
- a CDS encoding UDP-3-O-acyl-N-acetylglucosamine deacetylase, with protein MRVIGYRQQRTLAGPAEVSGTGFVAGRRVTARFLPAAADTGLAFRRTDLPNTPLIPAAAHMVTATERRTTLGPPDAGVTLVEHALAALAGLRIDNCVVELDGPEPPGLDGSCVGFVAALASAGATLQTARRPICGVDEPCVFTAGGATVALHPSDREGLMLSYRLDYGPGAPIPPQAHTLELTPENFVREVASCRTFLTEAEAHAIRAAGVGKHLTAADVLVFGRRGPVGNRLRFADEPARHKVLDMVGDLALCGFDLVGHVVAYRSGHALNARLAATLAGAARATKPACRPPTRRAA; from the coding sequence GTGCGCGTCATCGGCTACCGCCAGCAACGCACCCTCGCCGGCCCCGCCGAAGTGAGCGGCACCGGGTTCGTCGCCGGCCGGCGCGTCACCGCCCGCTTCCTGCCCGCCGCCGCCGACACCGGTCTCGCCTTCCGCCGCACCGACCTGCCGAACACGCCGCTGATTCCCGCCGCGGCCCACATGGTGACCGCCACCGAGCGCCGCACCACACTCGGCCCGCCCGACGCCGGCGTCACCCTCGTCGAACACGCGCTCGCGGCCCTGGCCGGCCTCCGCATCGACAACTGCGTCGTCGAACTCGACGGCCCCGAACCCCCCGGTCTCGACGGGTCGTGCGTCGGGTTCGTCGCCGCGCTCGCCTCCGCCGGTGCCACCCTACAAACGGCCCGCCGGCCGATCTGCGGCGTGGACGAACCCTGCGTCTTCACCGCCGGCGGGGCCACGGTCGCGCTTCACCCGTCGGACCGGGAGGGGCTGATGCTGAGCTACCGACTCGATTACGGGCCGGGGGCGCCAATCCCGCCGCAGGCGCACACTCTGGAACTGACTCCAGAAAACTTCGTGCGGGAGGTCGCTTCCTGCCGAACATTCTTGACAGAGGCGGAGGCGCACGCCATCCGTGCGGCCGGGGTCGGGAAGCACCTGACCGCGGCCGACGTGCTGGTGTTCGGCCGCCGCGGCCCCGTCGGCAACCGGCTGCGGTTCGCCGACGAGCCGGCCCGGCACAAGGTGCTGGACATGGTCGGCGATCTGGCCCTGTGCGGGTTCGACCTCGTCGGCCACGTGGTCGCCTACCGGTCGGGCCACGCGCTGAACGCCCGACTTGCGGCCACGTTGGCGGGCGCGGCCCGTGCGACGAAGCCCGCGTGCCGGCCGCCGACCCGGCGGGCCGCCTGA
- a CDS encoding Gfo/Idh/MocA family protein, with product MTRVRMAVVGVGHLGQHHARILAGLPDVELVGVVDNSAEQARVIAARHDTTPFTDFEPLVGSVDAVSVVTPTIYHHRVAAEFLRAGVPVLVEKPICRTLAEADELIALAEKTGVPLQVGHIERFNPAFEDLLRRPITPKFVEAERHGPYTGRSVDIGAVLDLMIHDLDLLLALIGGPVRGVSAVGASVFGGHEDMVNARLEFDNGCVAHVTASRISQRAKRRLRIWAPEGYAGIDFVTRKLTLVQPGDELRRYGLRPEKMDAAARARLKDEVFGRYLQVLHRDEDRKCDQLTSELRHFVDCVKTGRRPRVTGEDGRDALELAERVLGALRCHAWNGSPEGPVGPGAFPKPTGWLFQPTSERREAA from the coding sequence ATGACGCGCGTGCGGATGGCGGTGGTCGGCGTCGGACACCTGGGGCAGCACCACGCCCGAATCCTCGCCGGCCTTCCGGACGTGGAACTCGTCGGCGTCGTGGACAACAGTGCCGAGCAGGCCCGCGTCATCGCGGCCCGCCATGACACCACCCCATTTACCGACTTCGAGCCGCTCGTCGGCAGCGTGGACGCCGTCAGCGTCGTCACCCCCACCATCTACCACCACCGCGTCGCCGCGGAGTTCCTGCGGGCCGGGGTGCCGGTGCTCGTCGAGAAGCCGATCTGCCGCACGCTGGCCGAGGCCGACGAGCTGATCGCGCTCGCCGAGAAGACCGGCGTGCCGCTCCAGGTCGGGCACATCGAGCGGTTCAACCCGGCGTTCGAAGACCTCCTCCGCCGGCCGATCACGCCGAAGTTCGTCGAGGCCGAGCGACACGGCCCGTACACCGGCCGCAGCGTCGACATCGGCGCCGTGCTAGACCTCATGATCCACGACCTGGACCTGCTGCTGGCGCTGATCGGCGGCCCGGTGCGGGGCGTGTCGGCGGTCGGGGCGTCGGTGTTCGGCGGGCACGAGGACATGGTGAACGCCCGGCTCGAATTCGACAACGGCTGCGTCGCGCACGTCACGGCGAGCCGGATCAGCCAGCGGGCCAAGCGGCGGCTGCGAATCTGGGCCCCTGAGGGGTACGCCGGCATCGACTTCGTGACCCGCAAGCTGACGCTGGTGCAACCCGGTGATGAGCTGCGCCGGTACGGCCTGCGGCCGGAGAAAATGGACGCCGCGGCGCGGGCGCGGCTCAAGGACGAAGTCTTCGGGCGGTACCTACAGGTGCTCCACCGCGACGAGGACCGCAAGTGCGACCAGCTGACGAGCGAGCTGCGGCACTTCGTGGACTGCGTGAAGACCGGCCGGCGGCCGCGCGTCACGGGCGAGGACGGCCGTGACGCGCTGGAACTGGCCGAGCGCGTGCTGGGGGCGCTGCGGTGTCACGCCTGGAACGGCAGCCCCGAGGGGCCGGTCGGGCCGGGCGCGTTCCCGAAGCCGACCGGGTGGCTGTTCCAGCCCACGAGCGAGCGCCGCGAAGCGGCCTGA
- the tpx gene encoding thiol peroxidase, with protein MSTKREGAVTFKGGPVTLVGPEVKVGSKAPDFKCLNVLSPVTLADTPAKARLFSVVPSLDTPVCSMQTKKFEDALKGLGDSVAVYTVSLDLPFAQKRFCGAEGVTSMTTLSDVHNHSFGENWGVLIEGLPLPLLARSVFVVDKSGTVTHAEYVKEVTSEPNYETAVAALKAAV; from the coding sequence ATGAGCACGAAGCGCGAAGGTGCGGTCACGTTCAAGGGCGGGCCGGTCACCCTGGTCGGGCCGGAGGTGAAGGTCGGCTCGAAGGCGCCGGACTTCAAGTGCCTGAACGTCCTCTCGCCGGTCACCCTGGCCGACACCCCCGCCAAGGCCCGGCTGTTCAGTGTGGTGCCGTCGCTCGACACGCCGGTGTGCAGCATGCAGACGAAGAAGTTCGAGGACGCGCTGAAGGGGCTCGGCGACTCGGTCGCGGTCTACACGGTGAGCCTGGACCTGCCGTTCGCCCAGAAGCGGTTCTGCGGCGCCGAGGGCGTGACGAGCATGACGACGCTGTCGGACGTCCACAACCACTCGTTCGGCGAGAACTGGGGCGTGCTGATCGAAGGGCTGCCGCTGCCGCTGCTCGCCCGGTCGGTGTTCGTGGTGGACAAGAGCGGCACCGTGACGCACGCCGAGTACGTGAAGGAAGTGACCAGCGAGCCGAACTACGAGACGGCCGTCGCGGCACTGAAGGCCGCCGTTTGA
- a CDS encoding LON peptidase substrate-binding domain-containing protein: MTDDLAALANFDGHVRLFPLPNLVLFPHVVQGLHIFEPRYRQLMADTLRADGTFALALLHPGWEDDYDGRPPIEEVACLGRVGWHEKLADGRYNLRLRGLSRVRLIEEVPTDRQYRVARAELIPDVAPADLARLKRLRRALAEAVTPHFTADASARRQVEDLFGGDLPLGHVCDILAYGLPLPLEVKQSLLSEPHVDLRAERMTDALKSSAARVGRRFPPDFSAN, from the coding sequence ATGACCGACGACCTGGCGGCGCTGGCGAACTTCGACGGCCACGTTCGCCTGTTCCCGTTGCCGAACCTGGTGCTGTTCCCCCACGTCGTCCAGGGGCTCCACATCTTCGAGCCGCGCTACCGGCAGTTGATGGCCGACACGTTGCGGGCTGACGGCACGTTCGCGCTGGCACTCCTCCATCCCGGGTGGGAGGACGACTACGACGGCCGGCCGCCGATCGAAGAGGTGGCGTGCCTCGGCCGCGTCGGCTGGCACGAGAAGCTGGCCGACGGCCGCTACAACCTCCGCCTCCGCGGCCTGTCTCGGGTGCGTTTGATCGAGGAAGTGCCGACCGACCGGCAGTACCGTGTGGCCCGCGCCGAGTTGATCCCCGACGTGGCCCCCGCCGACCTGGCGCGACTGAAGCGATTACGGAGGGCGCTGGCGGAGGCGGTGACGCCGCACTTCACGGCGGACGCTTCGGCCCGTCGGCAGGTCGAAGACCTGTTCGGCGGCGACCTGCCGCTCGGTCACGTCTGCGACATCCTGGCGTACGGGCTGCCGCTGCCGTTGGAGGTCAAGCAGTCGCTGTTGAGCGAGCCGCACGTCGACCTGCGCGCCGAGCGGATGACCGACGCGCTGAAGTCTTCGGCCGCGCGGGTGGGCCGGCGGTTCCCGCCGGATTTCAGTGCGAACTAG
- a CDS encoding DUF309 domain-containing protein gives MPDTPDPRYLAGIDLFNRGEFFEAHDVWEELWTDCPAADRRFYQSLIQAAVALYHWGRRNPAGAERLFASGRAYMAPFAPHHHGLAVDDFWRQVEAALADPPGPPPRIALTPGTP, from the coding sequence ATGCCCGACACGCCGGACCCACGCTACCTCGCCGGGATCGACCTGTTCAACCGCGGCGAGTTCTTCGAAGCCCACGACGTGTGGGAAGAACTGTGGACCGACTGCCCGGCCGCGGACCGGCGATTCTACCAGTCCTTGATCCAGGCGGCCGTTGCTCTCTACCATTGGGGCAGACGGAATCCGGCCGGCGCCGAGCGGCTGTTCGCGTCCGGCCGGGCGTACATGGCCCCGTTCGCCCCCCACCACCACGGGCTCGCCGTGGACGACTTCTGGCGGCAGGTCGAGGCCGCGCTGGCCGACCCGCCCGGCCCGCCCCCGCGGATCGCCCTCACCCCCGGTACCCCATGA
- a CDS encoding type II secretion system F family protein, with product MFTAKCPLPALVAWCRTLKHSLGAGLSPVRIFKQQAKSGPRPLREIARDVAAKLEKGSSLEDAFEPYRDRFPPLFLELVAVGEKSGRLVDTFDELTIYYETADRVRRDFRAQMVYPAIQFVAAVVIVTLLIFVQGMLSPKPVDVTGIGLTGTAGALTFMAVSFGLVGGAILLIRAALNSLKWKSKIEGALLIVPAWGGALKAFAIHRFLIAVRMTHEAGLRAEHVLRYSFRATANSVFMRGEPRAVAVVKKGGAIYDALEASGAPFPDEVKDSILGAEEAGMMTEVCDRLSESYREEGSRQLKAAAQYTGWALYALGALFIIVAIFSIARGVFGQYDAAMKGL from the coding sequence ATGTTCACCGCGAAGTGCCCGCTGCCGGCTCTCGTCGCCTGGTGCCGGACCCTCAAGCACAGCCTCGGGGCCGGCCTCAGCCCGGTGCGGATTTTCAAGCAGCAAGCCAAGTCCGGCCCGCGGCCGTTGCGCGAGATCGCCCGCGACGTGGCGGCGAAGCTGGAGAAGGGGAGCAGCCTCGAAGACGCCTTCGAGCCGTACCGCGACCGGTTCCCGCCGCTGTTCCTGGAACTGGTCGCCGTCGGCGAGAAGAGCGGCCGGCTCGTGGACACCTTCGACGAACTCACCATCTACTACGAGACCGCCGACCGCGTCCGCCGCGACTTCCGCGCCCAGATGGTGTACCCGGCCATCCAGTTCGTCGCCGCCGTGGTCATCGTCACGCTCCTGATCTTCGTGCAGGGGATGCTGTCGCCCAAACCGGTGGACGTGACGGGCATCGGCCTCACCGGCACGGCCGGGGCGCTGACGTTCATGGCGGTGTCGTTCGGGCTCGTCGGCGGGGCCATCCTCCTGATCCGGGCGGCGCTGAACAGCCTGAAGTGGAAGTCGAAGATCGAGGGGGCGCTGCTGATCGTGCCGGCGTGGGGCGGGGCGCTGAAGGCTTTCGCCATCCACCGCTTCCTCATCGCCGTGCGGATGACGCACGAGGCCGGCCTGCGGGCCGAGCACGTGCTCCGCTACAGCTTCCGGGCGACGGCGAACTCGGTGTTCATGCGCGGCGAGCCGCGGGCCGTGGCGGTCGTGAAGAAGGGCGGCGCCATCTACGACGCCCTGGAGGCGAGCGGCGCCCCGTTCCCCGACGAGGTGAAGGATTCGATCCTCGGCGCGGAGGAGGCCGGCATGATGACCGAGGTGTGCGACCGGCTGTCCGAGAGCTACCGCGAGGAGGGGAGCCGGCAGTTGAAGGCGGCGGCCCAGTACACCGGCTGGGCGCTGTACGCGCTCGGGGCGCTGTTCATCATCGTGGCCATCTTCAGCATCGCGCGCGGCGTGTTCGGGCAGTACGACGCCGCGATGAAGGGGCTGTAA